A portion of the bacterium genome contains these proteins:
- a CDS encoding hybrid sensor histidine kinase/response regulator, whose amino-acid sequence MELSKEELKEMMSIFKVESEEHLKNLNKGLLKLEESPTSKELLDELFRTAHSIKGSARMMGFSKIEAVSHKIEDIFGLLRKGKTSLTPEDFDLVYEGVDLISQIIEKISSEGTDDAIDVNTLNKRLEKLVQAKNADSEQGKSKKSKSAPATTKAEIEEEPITDIELTEDEMVPRSEQFQSALDPNATEIFVEKSDGTGKNLGSDDAFIRVPTRRLDDLMNQVSELITTRIKSQQRLSDIRKILDFCEEWGQQYERVKQIVDKTGNRLSTEHETGPGNGKMARISKELISHTDLRYLINSFNNSFDKIAKLIEFINDLHDKHSEENLRTAVITGDIQDNLRIIRLLPISTIFDLYPRMIRDIAKLQSKKIKFEVFGAETRVDKKILEELKDPLIHLLRNAIDHGVELPAERELSGKPPEGQISIRASYAGNMVQIEISDDGKGIDTERILQIAIKKGYIKQDQASEVTRNDLISLIFHSGFSTAKIITDLSGRGVGLDVVKSNIEKIKGTIETESEKGKGSKFIIKIPLTLSTTHALIVDIGGDQYSLPIDYIERTVRLTEEELWTGGANPFVMVDGYPVPLFKLEDVLSNPRQRLKSRGLLKTGAVQKIGQHINTIETNKFPAVIFNASGRRAAFLVDKLLDEQEVVVKSLGNQLKRVRNVAGSTILGDGRISIILDPNDLVKSVQGSGGKFVFKERRRKDLAKKKILVVDDSITTRTLEKNILESAGYNVVIATNGQEGYQKLHEAVYDVVVSDIEMPLMNGFEFAEKVRKESKFPDIPFILCTSLESDKDKRRGIEVGANAYIIKGSFDQSNLLETIEKLL is encoded by the coding sequence ATGGAACTTTCGAAAGAAGAATTAAAAGAAATGATGTCCATTTTTAAGGTGGAAAGCGAAGAACACCTTAAGAATCTGAACAAAGGACTTCTCAAATTAGAGGAGTCACCCACATCGAAAGAATTGCTGGATGAGCTTTTCAGAACGGCGCACAGTATCAAAGGCTCTGCGCGGATGATGGGATTCAGCAAGATAGAAGCAGTATCTCACAAGATTGAAGATATTTTCGGCCTGCTCCGAAAGGGAAAAACATCGTTAACTCCAGAGGATTTTGATCTGGTTTATGAAGGCGTCGATCTGATTTCACAGATCATAGAAAAGATTTCTTCCGAAGGAACCGACGACGCCATAGATGTCAATACCCTAAACAAACGCCTCGAAAAATTGGTGCAGGCTAAGAATGCGGATTCTGAACAAGGAAAATCGAAAAAGTCCAAGTCAGCCCCGGCCACCACGAAAGCCGAAATAGAGGAAGAGCCGATTACCGATATTGAGTTGACCGAAGATGAAATGGTGCCGAGATCAGAACAATTTCAATCGGCACTCGATCCTAATGCGACAGAGATCTTTGTAGAAAAATCGGATGGAACCGGAAAAAATTTAGGCAGCGATGATGCCTTCATCCGGGTTCCCACCCGGAGGTTGGATGATCTGATGAATCAGGTCAGCGAACTTATCACTACGCGGATCAAGTCACAGCAGCGTTTGTCGGATATTCGTAAAATATTAGATTTTTGCGAAGAGTGGGGGCAGCAGTATGAAAGGGTGAAACAAATTGTTGACAAGACGGGAAACCGGTTATCAACTGAACATGAAACGGGCCCCGGAAATGGTAAAATGGCAAGGATCAGCAAGGAGCTTATCAGCCATACGGATTTACGCTATTTGATCAATTCATTTAATAATTCATTTGATAAAATCGCAAAATTGATAGAATTCATAAATGATTTGCATGATAAGCATAGCGAAGAAAACCTAAGAACAGCCGTTATTACCGGCGATATTCAGGATAATCTGAGGATCATCCGTCTGCTTCCGATTTCCACTATTTTTGATTTATATCCCCGCATGATTCGTGATATTGCAAAACTTCAGAGCAAAAAAATAAAATTTGAAGTGTTTGGCGCAGAAACACGCGTTGATAAAAAAATATTGGAGGAATTAAAAGATCCGCTTATTCATTTGCTTCGAAATGCAATTGATCACGGCGTGGAGTTGCCGGCAGAGCGTGAATTGTCAGGAAAACCTCCGGAAGGGCAAATCTCCATTCGAGCCAGCTATGCCGGCAATATGGTTCAGATCGAGATTTCTGATGACGGCAAGGGAATTGATACTGAAAGGATTCTGCAAATTGCCATAAAAAAAGGGTATATAAAGCAAGATCAGGCATCCGAAGTTACAAGGAACGACCTGATCAGCCTGATCTTTCATTCCGGATTCTCTACCGCAAAAATTATTACGGATCTGTCGGGACGCGGCGTTGGTTTAGATGTTGTAAAATCCAATATTGAGAAGATCAAAGGTACGATCGAAACGGAGTCGGAAAAGGGCAAAGGATCAAAATTTATTATTAAAATACCCTTAACGCTTTCTACGACGCATGCCCTCATTGTGGATATCGGAGGCGATCAGTACTCCTTGCCGATCGATTATATTGAACGAACGGTACGACTGACTGAAGAAGAGTTGTGGACCGGAGGAGCCAATCCGTTTGTGATGGTTGACGGTTACCCGGTGCCTTTATTTAAGCTTGAAGACGTACTAAGCAATCCAAGACAACGGTTAAAAAGCCGCGGTTTGTTAAAGACGGGCGCAGTTCAGAAAATAGGTCAGCATATCAATACCATCGAGACCAACAAATTTCCCGCCGTTATTTTCAATGCGTCCGGCCGTCGCGCGGCTTTTCTCGTGGACAAATTGTTGGATGAGCAGGAAGTCGTAGTGAAAAGCCTTGGCAATCAATTGAAGCGCGTAAGAAATGTAGCAGGTTCCACTATACTTGGCGACGGTAGAATCTCTATCATTTTAGATCCGAATGACCTCGTCAAATCTGTACAAGGTTCCGGCGGGAAGTTTGTTTTCAAAGAACGACGCAGAAAAGATCTGGCCAAAAAAAAAATACTCGTTGTAGATGACTCCATCACTACGCGAACGCTTGAAAAAAACATTTTGGAATCCGCAGGTTACAATGTTGTCATTGCGACCAATGGCCAGGAGGGCTACCAGAAATTGCATGAAGCGGTGTATGACGTTGTTGTAAGCGACATCGAAATGCCCTTAATGAATGGATTTGAGTTTGCCGAAAAAGTTCGAAAAGAATCTAAATTTCCGGATATTCCCTTTATCCTCTGTACATCCTTGGAATCGGATAAAGACAAGCGCAGGGGAATCGAGGTTGGGGCAAATGCTTATATTATAAAGGGGAGTTTTGATCAATCCAATCTGCTTGAGACCATAGAAAAATTACTCTAA
- the cheB gene encoding chemotaxis-specific protein-glutamate methyltransferase CheB, translating into MIKILIAEDSPTVTMILQKIFAADDECQVIGTAKNGKEAIDKVKLLRPDIVTMDIRMPVMDGFEATKQIMTSHPTPILVISASVGKDDLNIAFNAIRAGALDIVEKPKGNLAMDYEYIGRDLIKKVKILSGVKVFHHVSGKAISARADSKQASSGDMPLTPASNKFGIKTPSTRELLAADKRLYPKAKTSSKPPEVVAIASSTGGPSALLKILKNLPDTFQIPIVIVQHICEGFGQGFVDWLNKECNLTVKTAERGEVLTQGNIYVAPDGFHLLIDPGKVVRLSKSMPINGLRPCATLMMETAAKVYGGATIGVILTGMGRDGADGMKAIKDAGGLTIAQSPETCVVFGMPKEAIELGVVDKILPIERIANDLEYVTKLNEIENA; encoded by the coding sequence ATGATTAAAATACTAATAGCTGAAGATTCGCCAACCGTAACGATGATTCTTCAGAAAATATTTGCTGCTGATGATGAATGCCAGGTGATCGGTACGGCTAAAAACGGCAAAGAAGCGATTGACAAAGTGAAGCTACTGCGTCCGGATATTGTTACAATGGATATTCGTATGCCGGTTATGGACGGCTTCGAAGCAACGAAACAAATAATGACATCTCATCCCACACCAATTCTCGTGATTAGTGCTTCGGTAGGTAAGGACGACCTGAATATTGCTTTTAATGCGATACGAGCCGGTGCTTTAGATATTGTTGAAAAGCCCAAGGGTAATCTTGCCATGGATTATGAATACATAGGCAGAGACCTTATCAAGAAAGTAAAAATTCTCTCCGGCGTTAAAGTATTTCACCACGTGTCGGGAAAAGCAATTAGTGCGCGAGCTGATTCCAAACAGGCATCGAGCGGCGATATGCCGCTGACGCCCGCATCAAATAAATTTGGAATAAAAACGCCTTCTACGAGAGAATTGCTGGCTGCCGATAAGCGTTTGTATCCTAAAGCAAAGACCAGTTCAAAGCCTCCGGAGGTTGTAGCCATTGCTTCTTCCACAGGCGGGCCTTCAGCCCTTCTGAAGATCTTAAAAAATTTGCCTGATACTTTTCAGATCCCGATTGTTATCGTACAACATATCTGTGAAGGATTTGGCCAGGGTTTTGTAGACTGGCTTAACAAGGAGTGTAATTTGACTGTTAAAACTGCTGAACGCGGTGAAGTCCTAACCCAAGGAAATATTTATGTTGCTCCAGACGGGTTCCATCTATTGATCGATCCAGGAAAAGTGGTGCGCCTGAGTAAATCAATGCCTATCAATGGCCTACGACCATGTGCGACATTAATGATGGAAACTGCAGCGAAAGTTTACGGCGGTGCGACTATTGGCGTTATTTTGACCGGCATGGGGCGTGATGGTGCCGACGGTATGAAAGCTATCAAAGATGCCGGCGGTCTCACTATTGCGCAAAGTCCGGAAACCTGTGTTGTTTTTGGCATGCCAAAGGAAGCAATCGAATTAGGAGTTGTTGACAAGATTCTCCCGATCGAGCGCATAGCAAACGATCTGGAATATGTAACTAAGCTGAATGAAATTGAAAACGCATAA
- a CDS encoding hybrid sensor histidine kinase/response regulator, with protein MAKEKILVVDDSATQLIMYKMALTKAGYLVISAKNGVEGVHLVETENPDLIVSDIIMPELNGYQFCRLVKDDPSRGHIPIILLTSLGQQQDRFWGIEAGANSFVTKSTDTAELLAEVDRLIKSFVKPQMIDYSEREEDKYAVSSPEGAEESVKTKINRILERLLYESTVSNRMRELSRYAYNRSEMMKKAFELFHQIVEYHVSIITLFVKEDVHFTIDIQKPVTDGFVEKCMETALEQDFNPEKIRLGMAKNVRKEVLQEELVKEDGTADIQSTLIIPLQDDEEAVGSIAVFTSDTFAYNKDIHKLVQLIARELLLTIKYIRKLEEIERMKTNFTSTIVNDLRGPIIANQSFVEALYHEYVDPVTEDQKEILGNILGNNKKLLSFINDILDISRIESGTLEVFVENNTVKTVLDEAVKNMSILAEQKEIMLNNEIEDETLKAVFDAEKIIQVMNNLISNGIKFTSNGGSVSIGVQADSGNPLRFYVRDTGIGIPEDELPFIFEKYKRGSGVFSSDEHAAGGGVGLGLAICKSIVEAHKGKIWVESKVGEGSVVYFTVQAEK; from the coding sequence GTGGCAAAAGAAAAGATATTAGTGGTCGATGACAGCGCAACGCAACTCATAATGTATAAGATGGCGCTAACCAAAGCCGGTTATCTTGTCATCAGCGCAAAAAACGGAGTAGAGGGCGTTCATCTGGTTGAAACTGAAAATCCCGACTTGATCGTAAGCGATATTATCATGCCGGAACTCAATGGATATCAATTCTGCCGCCTTGTCAAAGATGACCCTTCACGCGGCCACATTCCTATAATATTGTTAACCAGCCTTGGGCAGCAACAAGACCGTTTTTGGGGCATTGAAGCTGGAGCTAACAGCTTCGTTACTAAGTCTACGGATACCGCAGAGTTGCTTGCCGAAGTAGACAGGCTTATCAAGAGCTTTGTCAAACCGCAGATGATTGATTATTCAGAACGAGAAGAGGATAAATACGCTGTCAGCTCTCCTGAAGGCGCGGAAGAAAGCGTTAAGACTAAGATCAATAGGATTCTTGAACGCCTGCTGTATGAATCTACCGTTTCAAATCGGATGAGGGAATTGTCCCGCTATGCATATAATCGATCCGAGATGATGAAAAAGGCTTTTGAATTATTTCATCAGATAGTAGAGTATCATGTGTCCATTATTACTCTTTTTGTCAAAGAGGATGTGCATTTTACGATCGACATTCAAAAACCGGTCACGGACGGATTTGTAGAAAAGTGCATGGAGACGGCGCTGGAACAGGATTTTAATCCTGAAAAAATTCGCCTGGGTATGGCCAAAAATGTGCGTAAGGAAGTTCTGCAGGAAGAGTTGGTGAAAGAAGATGGCACAGCCGATATACAATCGACTCTGATCATACCGCTGCAGGATGATGAGGAGGCCGTTGGATCTATTGCCGTATTTACATCGGATACCTTTGCATATAATAAGGACATTCACAAACTTGTTCAGCTCATCGCGCGGGAGCTCCTGCTCACTATAAAATATATCAGGAAATTGGAAGAGATCGAGAGGATGAAAACTAATTTTACTTCAACGATCGTGAATGATCTGCGCGGCCCGATCATTGCTAACCAAAGTTTTGTGGAGGCACTTTATCATGAATACGTTGATCCGGTCACAGAAGATCAGAAAGAAATTCTTGGAAATATTCTTGGAAATAACAAAAAACTACTCAGTTTTATTAATGATATCCTTGATATTTCAAGGATCGAATCAGGTACCCTGGAAGTCTTTGTCGAGAATAATACCGTCAAAACGGTATTAGATGAAGCTGTCAAAAACATGTCAATTCTGGCCGAGCAAAAAGAAATTATGTTGAATAATGAAATTGAAGATGAGACTCTCAAGGCGGTGTTTGATGCAGAAAAAATTATTCAAGTCATGAATAACCTTATTTCTAATGGAATCAAATTTACTTCAAATGGGGGAAGTGTTTCGATCGGAGTTCAGGCTGACTCAGGCAACCCGCTTCGGTTTTACGTTCGAGATACGGGCATTGGTATTCCGGAAGATGAATTACCGTTTATATTTGAAAAATATAAACGGGGCAGCGGCGTTTTTTCAAGTGACGAGCATGCCGCGGGCGGCGGTGTTGGGCTGGGACTGGCTATATGTAAGTCCATTGTTGAAGCGCACAAAGGCAAAATTTGGGTAGAAAGTAAAGTAGGAGAGGGCTCGGTAGTGTATTTTACCGTTCAGGCGGAGAAATAG
- a CDS encoding DUF2752 domain-containing protein, which translates to MMNPPSESMGPSFSALPYAIYLICLVFIIILSIELSPSAEGHGTHRQLGFPPCGFLTVTGYPCPSCGLTTSFSYLVRGHGIKSLETQPFGAFLFITLIVFGIIALVGLVKKIPVSVFMESMLFERIQVLLLVLFLLSWIYKICIMAV; encoded by the coding sequence ATGATGAATCCGCCCTCTGAATCTATGGGTCCTTCATTTTCTGCTTTACCGTACGCCATTTATCTGATCTGCCTGGTTTTCATTATTATACTATCGATTGAACTTTCACCTTCAGCAGAAGGACATGGCACGCATCGGCAACTGGGATTCCCGCCATGCGGCTTCTTGACAGTGACAGGATATCCCTGTCCATCTTGCGGTCTTACTACGTCATTTTCCTATCTCGTACGAGGACACGGAATTAAATCCTTGGAAACGCAGCCTTTTGGGGCGTTCTTGTTTATCACTCTGATAGTATTTGGGATTATTGCTTTAGTTGGTTTGGTAAAGAAAATACCAGTTTCTGTTTTTATGGAATCGATGTTGTTTGAGCGAATTCAAGTTCTATTACTGGTTTTGTTTTTACTAAGCTGGATTTACAAAATTTGTATCATGGCAGTTTAA
- a CDS encoding sugar ABC transporter permease, with the protein MNAYFCGQNIYKRVRKVNINIHQELIKMKLFRTTSHPFAFILPWIVIFSVFWAYPIVYSFYLSFTDYSLLSPEKAHWIGVENYSSMLNDDTFRLALKNTLIFCIGTIPVITALAILFANAIHQTSRFQAFFRSAIFLPSIISITVLSLIFVQLYSQDGYISFLARLSGIQPEPEGILLSEKTALAGIMGMDIFIGTGYFCILFLAAIKNISVELYESADIAGASSCQQFRYITLPLIRPMILFSIVIGTIKGFQIFTEMYIMTKGGPLHSTTTVIYYVYELAFRDFRMGYASAVAYILLIIMGLLAWIQIGILNKNDT; encoded by the coding sequence ATGAACGCATATTTTTGCGGGCAAAATATATACAAACGAGTAAGAAAAGTCAATATAAATATCCACCAAGAATTAATAAAAATGAAACTATTCCGGACCACTTCACACCCGTTCGCTTTTATTCTGCCGTGGATTGTTATATTTTCTGTTTTTTGGGCATACCCTATTGTTTATTCATTCTATCTCAGCTTCACCGACTATTCGCTTTTATCTCCCGAAAAGGCGCATTGGATAGGAGTTGAGAATTACAGCTCCATGTTAAATGACGATACATTCCGGCTCGCGCTTAAAAATACACTCATCTTCTGCATTGGAACCATTCCGGTTATCACTGCTCTTGCTATTCTCTTTGCCAATGCTATTCACCAAACTTCCCGATTTCAAGCCTTCTTTCGATCTGCCATTTTCTTACCATCCATTATTTCCATAACCGTTTTGTCGTTGATCTTTGTACAATTATATTCGCAGGACGGTTATATAAGTTTCCTCGCGCGTCTTTCCGGAATTCAACCCGAACCCGAAGGGATCTTATTAAGTGAAAAAACTGCATTAGCGGGCATCATGGGAATGGACATATTTATCGGGACCGGATATTTTTGTATTCTATTTCTTGCCGCAATCAAAAATATATCCGTGGAATTGTATGAAAGCGCAGACATAGCTGGAGCAAGTTCATGTCAGCAATTTCGATATATCACACTTCCACTTATTCGTCCTATGATCCTGTTTTCTATTGTGATCGGTACGATCAAAGGTTTTCAGATATTTACTGAAATGTATATAATGACAAAGGGAGGGCCCCTCCATTCGACCACAACTGTGATCTATTACGTCTATGAATTGGCATTTAGAGATTTTAGAATGGGCTATGCTTCGGCCGTTGCCTATATTCTTCTTATCATCATGGGATTACTTGCATGGATTCAAATCGGAATCCTGAACAAAAACGACACTTAA